In the genome of Pseudomonas bubulae, one region contains:
- a CDS encoding COG3014 family protein, translating to MTARALNALILSVLTLLTGCSVFRSYDSELQATNQQLSAGNVDGALVLLEQNNSSQNKDLLYYLEKGELLRAKGDLAASQKAWRNADKLIYAWEESVRLDTARYLAQFSSFLVNDKVRRYEGHDYEKVWLSTQMALNLLNLNDFEGARTEIKKTHEREALITELRDKEYLKREQEAERRGVRARLKDLRGYPLESLDAPDVLELKNSYQSAFSHYLAGFVYEALGERSLAAPGYRKAAELRPNTPLIEQNLLNLDKPEARSDESEVLIVLQNGFAPARDSIRLPLPLTISNNLVITPLSFPVIRPYTPNTPLTHVVVNGQLHPLTLLNTTTTMSRRALRDELPWILLRSSARAVTRGVAQKQLNDDNPLAGLLLGVASTVLEDADTRTWRTLADNTYVVRLRLNRGEHQISLPDIPGSTPIRIRAERGYQVITIRTIGNRVFHHAAAGSTTPVTPPLAFISRQKP from the coding sequence ATGACCGCTCGCGCCCTTAACGCTCTCATTTTGAGCGTGCTCACCTTACTGACTGGATGCTCGGTATTTCGTAGTTATGACAGCGAACTGCAAGCCACCAACCAGCAGTTGTCGGCTGGCAATGTCGATGGCGCACTGGTCCTGCTCGAACAAAACAACAGCAGCCAGAACAAAGACCTTCTCTACTACCTGGAAAAAGGCGAGTTATTGCGCGCAAAGGGCGACCTTGCTGCAAGCCAGAAGGCATGGCGCAACGCTGACAAATTGATATATGCCTGGGAGGAGTCGGTCAGGCTCGATACCGCCAGGTACCTCGCACAGTTCTCCAGTTTTCTGGTCAACGACAAAGTCCGCCGCTATGAAGGCCATGACTACGAGAAAGTCTGGTTGAGTACGCAAATGGCTCTGAATCTGTTGAACCTTAACGATTTCGAAGGTGCCCGCACGGAAATCAAAAAAACCCATGAACGCGAAGCCCTGATCACTGAACTTCGGGACAAGGAATACTTGAAACGTGAGCAGGAAGCAGAACGCAGGGGAGTACGGGCCCGGCTCAAGGATTTGCGTGGCTACCCGCTGGAAAGTCTTGATGCACCCGACGTACTGGAGCTGAAAAATAGTTATCAGAGCGCCTTTAGTCATTATTTGGCGGGCTTTGTTTACGAGGCTTTGGGAGAACGAAGCCTTGCCGCACCAGGCTATCGAAAGGCCGCAGAACTGCGCCCCAACACACCTCTGATCGAGCAAAACCTGCTGAACCTGGACAAACCAGAGGCCCGCAGCGATGAAAGCGAAGTTCTGATAGTGCTGCAAAATGGCTTTGCACCGGCGCGAGACTCAATACGTCTCCCACTGCCATTAACCATCAGCAACAACCTCGTCATTACGCCGCTGTCATTTCCGGTGATCAGGCCTTACACCCCCAATACGCCCCTCACCCATGTCGTCGTCAACGGCCAGCTTCATCCCCTCACCTTGCTTAACACCACCACGACCATGTCGCGTCGCGCCCTGCGCGATGAACTGCCGTGGATCCTCCTGCGTAGCAGCGCGCGGGCTGTCACTCGAGGCGTCGCACAAAAACAACTCAATGACGACAACCCGCTGGCCGGCCTGCTTCTGGGAGTTGCTTCGACTGTTCTGGAAGACGCGGATACGCGCACCTGGCGCACCCTGGCAGACAACACATATGTGGTGCGTTTACGCCTCAACCGTGGTGAGCATCAAATTAGTCTGCCCGACATCCCGGGCAGTACGCCGATACGCATAAGGGCCGAACGCGGCTATCAGGTCATCACGATACGCACGATCGGTAATCGCGTTTTCCACCATGCCGCCGCTGGCAGTACTACACCCGTCACCCCCCCGCTGGCTTTCATAAGCCGACAAAAACCCTGA
- a CDS encoding DedA family protein — MLQQFLQEFGYFALFLGTFFEGETILVLAGFLAFRGYMDLKLVMIVAFLGSYAGDQLWYFLGRKHGRKLLARKPRWQLMGDKALEHIRRHPDIWVLSFRFVYGLRTVMPVAIGLSGYPPGRYLLLNGIGAAIWAIALATAAYHFGAVLEGLLGNVKKYELWVLGALLLIGLCLWARRRFKNARLARQTALEEKNKSNAEVSNPPAE; from the coding sequence ATGCTCCAACAATTTCTTCAAGAATTCGGCTACTTCGCCCTGTTTCTAGGGACGTTCTTTGAAGGTGAGACCATTCTGGTTCTCGCAGGCTTCTTGGCGTTCCGCGGATACATGGACCTCAAACTGGTCATGATCGTGGCATTCCTCGGCAGTTATGCCGGAGATCAGCTGTGGTACTTCCTGGGGCGCAAGCACGGCCGCAAACTGTTGGCGCGCAAACCGCGCTGGCAACTTATGGGCGACAAGGCGCTGGAGCACATTCGCAGGCACCCGGATATCTGGGTCCTGAGTTTCCGCTTCGTCTACGGCCTGCGTACCGTCATGCCCGTGGCAATCGGCCTGTCAGGCTACCCTCCGGGCCGCTATTTGCTGCTCAACGGTATTGGTGCGGCTATCTGGGCCATTGCCCTGGCTACCGCCGCCTATCACTTTGGCGCCGTGCTCGAAGGCTTGCTGGGCAACGTCAAGAAATATGAGCTGTGGGTGCTCGGTGCCTTGCTCCTGATCGGCCTGTGCCTGTGGGCCCGACGCCGCTTCAAGAATGCACGCCTGGCCAGACAGACCGCTCTTGAAGAGAAAAACAAGAGCAACGCCGAAGTCAGCAACCCGCCAGCCGAGTGA
- the elbB gene encoding isoprenoid biosynthesis glyoxalase ElbB: MTTKKVAVILSGCGVYDGAEIHESVITLLRLDQRGAKVQCFAPDIAQLHVINHLTGEPMPESRNVLVESARIARGEIKDVREAKVEDFDALIIPGGFGAAKNLSSFATDGAACSVQADVLSLAEAFAEAGKPIGLMCISPAIAAKIYGPGVICTIGTDADTAAAVTKMGGTHQECEVSEIVEDKARKLVSTPAYMLAKSISEAASGINKMVDRVLELTQKN; encoded by the coding sequence ATGACCACTAAAAAAGTTGCCGTGATTCTTTCCGGCTGCGGCGTCTATGACGGCGCCGAGATCCACGAAAGCGTGATCACCCTGCTACGCCTGGACCAGCGCGGCGCCAAAGTACAGTGCTTTGCCCCCGACATTGCACAACTGCATGTCATCAACCACCTGACCGGCGAGCCAATGCCCGAGTCACGCAACGTACTGGTGGAGTCAGCGCGGATTGCCCGGGGCGAGATCAAGGATGTTCGTGAGGCCAAGGTCGAGGATTTTGACGCCCTGATCATACCGGGCGGGTTTGGTGCCGCCAAAAACCTCTCCAGCTTTGCCACCGATGGTGCTGCGTGCTCGGTTCAGGCTGATGTGCTGAGCCTGGCCGAAGCCTTTGCCGAAGCTGGCAAACCGATTGGCCTGATGTGCATCTCACCTGCCATTGCCGCCAAGATTTATGGCCCAGGCGTGATCTGCACCATCGGCACCGACGCAGATACCGCTGCAGCCGTCACCAAAATGGGTGGCACCCACCAAGAGTGTGAAGTGTCGGAAATTGTCGAGGACAAGGCCCGCAAGCTGGTCAGCACCCCGGCCTATATGCTCGCCAAATCCATCAGCGAAGCAGCGTCAGGGATCAACAAGATGGTTGACCGCGTGCTTGAGCTGACGCAAAAAAACTGA
- the ppk1 gene encoding polyphosphate kinase 1 → MNTEGLAEIVATEAQPIVEPVPETPPEQQAHAPAAAESHAAVHPAIAVPGLDDSSLYIHRELSQLQFNIRVLEQALDESYPLLERLKFLLIFSSNLDEFFEIRVAGLKKQITFAREQAGADGLQPHQALARISELVHGHVDRQYAILNDILLPELEKHQVRFIRRRHWNTKIKAWVRKFFRDEIAPIITPIGLDPTHPFPLLVNKSLNFIVELEGIDAFGRDSGLAIIPAPRLLPRVIKLPEDVGGAGDNYVFLSSMIHAHADDLFQGMKVKGCYQFRLTRNADLAVDTEDVEDLARALRGELFSRRYGDAVRLEVADTCPKHLSDYLLKQFSLHETELYQVNGPVNLTRLFSITSLDSHPELQYTPFTPAIPKLLQNSENIFSVVSKQDILLLHPFESFTPVVDLLRQAAKDPHVLAVRQTLYRSGANSEIVDALVDAARNGKEVTAVIELRARFDEESNLQLASRLQAAGAVVIYGVVGFKTHAKMMLILRREAGEIVRYAHLGTGNYHAGNAKLYTDYSLLTSDDALCEDVGKLFSQLIGMGKTLRMKKLLHAPFTLKKGMLDMIARETQFAVEGKPAHIIAKFNSLTDPKIIRALYKASQSGVRIDLVVRGMCCLRPGIAGVSHNIHVRSIIGRFLEHTRVFYFLNGGEEQMFLSSADWMERNLDKRVETCFPVEGKKLILRVKKELECYLTDNTHSWSLQSDGRYIRNTPTGNQNPRSAQATLLERLSLPVLAVSTGPSV, encoded by the coding sequence ATGAATACCGAAGGACTTGCTGAAATCGTTGCCACTGAAGCTCAGCCGATTGTTGAGCCAGTCCCTGAAACCCCGCCTGAACAGCAAGCCCATGCGCCTGCTGCGGCCGAGTCGCACGCGGCGGTGCATCCGGCGATTGCCGTTCCTGGCCTTGATGACAGCAGCCTGTACATCCATCGTGAGTTGTCGCAATTACAGTTCAACATTCGCGTATTGGAACAAGCGCTGGATGAGTCCTATCCGCTGCTTGAACGCTTGAAGTTTCTGCTGATTTTCTCCAGCAACCTGGATGAGTTTTTCGAAATTCGTGTCGCAGGCCTGAAAAAACAAATCACCTTCGCCCGTGAGCAGGCCGGTGCCGATGGCTTGCAGCCGCATCAGGCGCTGGCCCGTATCAGCGAACTGGTCCACGGCCATGTGGATCGCCAGTACGCGATCCTCAACGACATTCTGTTGCCCGAGCTTGAAAAGCATCAGGTGCGCTTTATCCGTCGCCGGCACTGGAACACCAAGATCAAGGCGTGGGTACGCAAGTTCTTCCGCGACGAAATCGCGCCGATCATCACGCCGATTGGCCTGGACCCGACGCACCCGTTCCCGTTGCTGGTGAACAAGAGCCTGAACTTTATCGTCGAGCTGGAAGGCATCGATGCCTTTGGTCGTGATTCAGGCCTGGCGATCATCCCGGCACCGCGTCTGTTGCCACGCGTGATCAAACTGCCTGAAGACGTGGGTGGGGCAGGCGACAACTATGTGTTCCTGTCGTCGATGATTCACGCCCACGCCGATGACCTGTTTCAAGGCATGAAGGTGAAAGGCTGCTACCAGTTCCGCCTGACCCGTAACGCCGATCTGGCGGTTGATACCGAAGATGTTGAAGACCTGGCCCGTGCGCTGCGTGGCGAGTTGTTCTCGCGTCGATACGGCGATGCCGTACGCCTGGAAGTGGCCGACACATGCCCCAAGCATCTGTCCGACTACCTGCTCAAGCAGTTCAGCCTGCATGAGACCGAGTTGTATCAGGTCAATGGTCCGGTCAACCTGACACGCCTTTTCAGCATCACCAGCCTCGACAGCCACCCTGAGCTGCAATACACGCCGTTTACCCCGGCGATTCCCAAGCTGTTGCAGAACAGCGAGAACATTTTTAGCGTGGTCAGCAAACAGGACATCTTGCTGCTGCACCCGTTTGAGTCGTTTACTCCGGTCGTCGACTTGCTTCGCCAGGCTGCCAAGGATCCGCATGTGCTGGCCGTACGCCAGACCCTGTACCGCAGCGGCGCCAACTCGGAAATCGTTGATGCGCTGGTTGATGCGGCGCGTAACGGTAAAGAAGTGACCGCGGTGATCGAGTTGCGTGCGCGCTTTGACGAAGAGTCCAACCTGCAACTGGCCAGTCGCCTGCAAGCTGCCGGTGCGGTGGTGATCTATGGCGTAGTCGGTTTCAAGACCCACGCCAAGATGATGCTGATTCTGCGCCGTGAGGCGGGGGAGATCGTGCGTTACGCGCATCTGGGTACCGGCAACTACCACGCCGGCAACGCCAAGCTTTACACCGACTACAGCTTGCTGACCTCCGACGACGCGCTGTGTGAAGACGTCGGCAAGTTGTTCAGCCAGTTGATCGGCATGGGCAAGACGCTGCGCATGAAAAAACTGCTGCATGCGCCTTTCACTTTGAAAAAGGGCATGCTGGACATGATTGCCCGTGAGACCCAGTTCGCTGTTGAAGGCAAACCGGCGCATATCATCGCCAAGTTCAACTCGCTGACCGATCCGAAAATCATCCGTGCGCTGTACAAGGCCAGTCAGTCCGGCGTGCGTATTGATCTGGTGGTACGCGGGATGTGCTGCCTGCGTCCCGGGATTGCCGGCGTTTCGCACAATATTCATGTGCGTTCGATCATCGGGCGCTTCCTGGAGCACACACGGGTGTTCTACTTCCTCAATGGCGGCGAGGAGCAGATGTTCCTGTCGAGTGCCGATTGGATGGAGCGCAATCTCGATAAGCGTGTTGAGACGTGCTTCCCGGTCGAGGGTAAAAAGCTGATTCTGCGGGTCAAGAAGGAGCTTGAGTGCTATCTGACGGACAACACCCACAGCTGGAGCCTTCAGTCGGACGGGCGGTATATCCGCAATACGCCAACGGGCAACCAGAACCCGCGCAGTGCGCAAGCCACGCTGCTTGAGCGTCTGAGCCTGCCGGTACTGGCCGTGAGTACCGGGCCATCGGTATAA
- the ppx gene encoding exopolyphosphatase, whose amino-acid sequence MPQSQARNPSLIAAIDLGSNSFHMVVAKAQNGEIRILERLGDKVQLAAGIDEERKLSEESMQRGLDCLKRFAQLINGMPLGAVRIVGTNALREARNRNEFIVRAEEILGHTVEVISGREEARLIYLGVSHTLADTPGKRLVADIGGGSTEFIIGQRFEPLLRESLQMGCVSFTQRYFRDGKITPARYAQAYTAARLEIMSIEHALHRLTWDEAIGSSGTIRAIGLALKAGGHGNGEVNAEGLSWLKRKLFKLGDADKIDFEGIKPDRRAIFPAGLAILEAIFDALELQRMDHCDGALREGVLYDLLGRHHHEDVRERTLSSLMDRYHVDREQAARVERKALRAFDQVAKSWDLKDGVWRELLSWAAKVHEVGLDIAHYHYHKHGAYLIEHSDLAGFSREDQQMLALLVRGHRRNIPKDKFAEFGEDGIKLIRLCVLLRFAILFYHIRGNQEASQVKLRAEGDHLDVIFPDGWLEQNPLTQADFEQEAQWLTRVGIVLTVS is encoded by the coding sequence ATGCCCCAATCCCAAGCAAGGAATCCGTCCCTGATCGCCGCCATTGATCTGGGTTCTAACAGCTTTCACATGGTGGTGGCCAAGGCCCAGAACGGCGAAATCCGCATACTTGAGCGTCTTGGTGACAAGGTGCAGTTAGCTGCCGGCATCGACGAAGAACGCAAGCTCAGCGAAGAATCCATGCAGCGCGGGCTCGATTGCCTCAAGCGTTTCGCCCAACTGATCAACGGTATGCCGTTGGGTGCCGTGCGTATTGTGGGAACCAACGCATTGCGCGAGGCGCGCAACCGCAACGAGTTTATCGTGCGTGCCGAAGAGATCCTGGGTCACACCGTTGAAGTGATTTCCGGTCGTGAAGAAGCGCGCCTGATCTACCTGGGTGTGTCCCACACCCTCGCCGACACGCCGGGCAAACGCCTGGTGGCCGACATCGGCGGCGGCAGTACCGAGTTCATCATTGGCCAGCGTTTTGAGCCCCTGCTACGCGAAAGCCTGCAAATGGGCTGCGTCAGCTTTACCCAGCGCTATTTCCGCGACGGCAAGATCACCCCGGCACGCTACGCCCAGGCCTACACGGCTGCGCGTCTCGAAATCATGAGCATCGAGCACGCCCTGCACCGCCTGACCTGGGATGAGGCCATCGGCTCTTCGGGTACCATTCGGGCCATTGGCCTGGCGCTCAAGGCGGGCGGTCATGGTAACGGCGAAGTAAACGCCGAAGGCCTGTCCTGGCTCAAGCGCAAGCTGTTCAAGCTGGGCGACGCGGACAAGATCGACTTCGAAGGCATCAAGCCCGACCGTCGCGCCATCTTCCCGGCCGGGCTGGCGATTCTTGAAGCAATCTTCGACGCCCTTGAACTGCAACGTATGGATCACTGTGACGGCGCCCTGCGCGAAGGCGTGCTGTACGACCTTCTGGGCCGCCATCACCACGAAGACGTGCGTGAGCGCACCCTCAGCTCGCTGATGGACCGTTACCATGTCGATCGCGAGCAAGCGGCACGGGTTGAACGCAAGGCGCTGCGCGCCTTCGATCAAGTGGCCAAGTCGTGGGACCTCAAGGACGGTGTATGGCGTGAACTGCTGAGCTGGGCGGCCAAGGTGCATGAAGTCGGGCTGGACATTGCCCACTATCATTACCACAAGCACGGCGCCTACTTGATAGAGCACTCCGACCTGGCTGGTTTCTCACGCGAAGACCAGCAAATGCTCGCGCTGCTGGTGCGCGGCCATCGTCGCAACATTCCTAAAGACAAGTTCGCCGAATTTGGCGAAGACGGCATCAAGCTGATTCGCCTGTGCGTGCTGTTGCGCTTTGCGATCCTGTTCTACCACATCCGTGGTAACCAGGAAGCCTCGCAGGTGAAGCTGCGCGCCGAGGGCGATCACCTGGACGTCATCTTCCCCGACGGCTGGCTGGAACAGAACCCGCTGACCCAGGCTGACTTCGAACAAGAAGCGCAATGGCTGACCCGGGTCGGAATTGTGCTGACGGTTTCCTGA
- a CDS encoding sterol desaturase family protein: MKLILYAVPFFFVLIAVELLADRWRAMHTYRLADTISSLSAGVLSTTTGLLTKGVGLITYALALKYLALLQLPEDSLWVWLFAFVFYDFCYYWHHRLGHERNVLWAAHSVHHQSEDYNLSTALRQTSTGFVLGWVFYLPMAVLGVPLPVFVTVATVNLLYQFWVHTRHVPKLGWFEWLFVTPSNHRAHHAQNALYMDRNYGGVFIVWDRLFGTFQEEDDAEPVIFGVTTPLQSWNPLWANWQFYGQLLADAQRTERWRDKLRIWFMPTGWRPADVAAKYPINKPDLSRFVKFEVPLARRQQVYIAAQFAVYLALGSYLLNLGETLSPQALMLGWGYMALGLFVLGAGLENRPWALKLEWLRLALNLPLVWLAPVAGLWPASALGWVGLSSYTLLSVMGLYVCRNRITRLAGC, encoded by the coding sequence ATGAAGCTGATTCTGTATGCCGTACCGTTTTTCTTTGTGCTGATTGCTGTCGAGCTGCTGGCCGACCGCTGGCGCGCAATGCACACCTATCGCCTGGCTGACACTATCAGCAGCCTGAGCGCCGGTGTGCTGTCGACCACCACCGGTTTGCTGACCAAAGGCGTGGGGCTGATCACCTACGCGCTGGCACTGAAATATCTGGCGCTGCTGCAATTGCCCGAAGACAGCCTGTGGGTGTGGCTGTTTGCGTTTGTCTTCTACGATTTTTGCTACTACTGGCACCACCGCCTGGGGCATGAGCGCAACGTGCTCTGGGCCGCGCATTCGGTGCATCATCAGAGCGAAGACTACAACCTGTCCACCGCCCTGCGCCAAACCAGCACCGGGTTTGTGCTTGGTTGGGTCTTTTACCTGCCAATGGCGGTGCTGGGTGTGCCGCTGCCGGTATTTGTCACCGTGGCCACCGTCAACCTGCTCTATCAGTTCTGGGTCCATACCCGCCATGTGCCCAAGCTGGGCTGGTTCGAGTGGTTGTTTGTGACACCTTCCAATCATCGGGCTCACCATGCGCAGAATGCTCTGTATATGGATCGCAATTACGGTGGAGTGTTCATTGTCTGGGACCGTTTGTTCGGCACTTTTCAGGAAGAAGACGACGCCGAACCGGTGATTTTCGGCGTGACCACGCCGCTGCAAAGCTGGAATCCGCTGTGGGCCAACTGGCAGTTCTATGGCCAGTTGCTGGCTGATGCGCAGCGCACCGAGCGCTGGCGGGACAAGCTGCGGATCTGGTTTATGCCCACGGGCTGGCGTCCGGCGGATGTAGCGGCGAAGTACCCGATAAACAAGCCGGACCTGAGCCGGTTTGTAAAATTCGAGGTGCCACTGGCGCGGCGCCAACAGGTGTATATCGCGGCGCAATTTGCAGTTTATCTGGCGCTGGGCAGTTATTTGCTGAATCTGGGCGAGACGTTGTCGCCCCAGGCGCTGATGCTGGGCTGGGGGTATATGGCGTTGGGGCTGTTTGTGCTGGGGGCAGGTCTGGAGAACCGGCCCTGGGCGCTGAAACTTGAGTGGCTGCGCCTGGCGCTCAACCTGCCACTGGTCTGGCTGGCCCCTGTGGCCGGTCTGTGGCCGGCCAGCGCATTGGGCTGGGTCGGCCTGTCCAGTTACACACTGTTGAGCGTGATGGGGCTCTACGTGTGCAGAAACCGTATCACTCGGCTGGCGGGTTGCTGA
- a CDS encoding amino acid ABC transporter ATP-binding protein, with product MPLLRITALHKYYGDHHVLKGIDLTVEQGQVVAIIGRSGSGKSTLLRTLNGLESINDGVIEVDDEYLDAARADLRSLRQKVGMVFQQFNLFPHLSVGENVMLAPQVVQKVPKAKAAELARQMLERVGLGDKFDAFPERLSGGQQQRVAIARALAMSPKVLLCDEITSALDPELVNEVLSVVRQLAREGMTLIMVTHEMRFAREVGDKLVFMHQGKVHEVGDPKVLFANPQTPELANFIGTL from the coding sequence ATGCCTCTGCTTAGAATTACCGCCCTGCATAAATACTACGGCGACCACCACGTGCTCAAAGGCATCGACCTGACGGTCGAACAGGGCCAGGTGGTCGCTATCATTGGCCGCAGCGGCTCGGGCAAGAGTACCTTGCTCAGAACCCTGAACGGGCTGGAGTCCATTAACGACGGGGTGATTGAGGTCGATGACGAATACCTGGATGCCGCCCGCGCAGACTTGCGAAGCCTGCGCCAGAAGGTCGGCATGGTGTTTCAGCAGTTCAATCTGTTCCCGCACCTGAGCGTGGGCGAAAACGTCATGCTGGCCCCGCAAGTGGTGCAAAAGGTGCCCAAAGCCAAGGCCGCCGAACTGGCGCGCCAGATGCTGGAACGGGTGGGGCTGGGCGACAAGTTCGACGCCTTCCCGGAGCGCCTGTCGGGCGGTCAACAGCAGCGGGTGGCGATTGCCCGGGCTTTGGCCATGTCACCCAAGGTGCTGTTGTGTGATGAGATCACTTCGGCCCTCGACCCGGAGCTGGTCAATGAAGTGCTCAGCGTGGTGCGCCAATTGGCCCGTGAAGGCATGACGCTGATCATGGTCACCCACGAGATGCGTTTTGCCCGTGAAGTTGGCGACAAACTGGTGTTTATGCACCAGGGCAAGGTGCATGAAGTGGGTGACCCCAAAGTGCTGTTCGCCAACCCGCAAACCCCGGAACTGGCGAATTTCATCGGAACGTTGTAG
- a CDS encoding cytochrome c/FTR1 family iron permease — protein MTSRSRFLAWLLLPVLALCSLVASANTPEGASQALHLIDYIGADYPPTVENGKVIDETEYREQLEFLAVLKGLLADLPQRPEREELLQGVNALQSAIEQRVDGTAVAHEARQLGAKLAVAYEVSQAPAITPDPTRGAPFYAQHCSVCHGETGAGDGPASVGMTPPPANLRDAQRLDRLSLYAIYNTLGLGVEGTDMPSFADQLDERQRWDLATYIAGLSADPSASKADKTYNLADLARQTPNEVLAAEGPEATATFRAQRAQPPQVKRGPAQLLDYTSATLDKSLAAYRTGDREQAYDLSVAAYLEGFELVESSLDNVDANVRKNTEKALMAYRQSLQDGLPIEQVEQRLEAAKVLLKESAGLLGSDGLSWTLSYISGLLILLREGLEAILVLAAILAFLRNTGQQSAVRSVNVGWGLALVAGLATWALAAYVIDVSGAQRELLEGCTALFASVMVLWLGVWMHDRRHAAAWQDYIKSSLVSGGGRFGFAILAFFSVYRELFEVILFYETLWLQAGPAGHNAVLAGGATALVLLMGLAWIILRGSAKLPLALFFSINAALLCALSVVFAGHGVKALQEAGIFGTRPVAFFDFDWLGIHADAYSLSAQAVAILAIIVLYGRSKLAEKRRVQAS, from the coding sequence ATGACCTCCCGCTCGCGTTTTTTGGCATGGCTATTGTTGCCCGTGCTCGCGTTGTGCAGCCTTGTTGCCTCTGCCAACACCCCGGAAGGCGCCTCACAAGCGCTGCACCTGATTGACTACATTGGTGCTGACTATCCGCCTACAGTTGAAAACGGCAAGGTTATTGATGAGACCGAATACCGCGAGCAACTCGAGTTTCTGGCCGTGCTCAAAGGCCTGCTCGCGGACTTGCCGCAACGCCCTGAGCGTGAGGAGCTGCTGCAAGGCGTGAACGCCCTGCAAAGCGCCATCGAACAGCGTGTAGACGGCACCGCCGTTGCGCATGAAGCACGTCAGTTGGGTGCCAAACTGGCGGTGGCCTACGAGGTCAGCCAGGCCCCCGCCATTACCCCTGACCCTACCCGTGGCGCACCCTTTTATGCCCAGCATTGCTCGGTGTGCCACGGTGAAACCGGCGCCGGTGACGGCCCTGCCAGTGTCGGTATGACGCCGCCGCCTGCGAACCTGCGTGACGCGCAGCGCCTGGACCGGCTGAGCCTCTACGCGATCTACAACACCCTTGGCCTGGGGGTTGAAGGCACCGATATGCCTTCGTTTGCTGATCAGCTGGACGAGCGTCAGCGCTGGGACCTGGCCACCTACATCGCCGGGCTGAGTGCCGACCCGAGTGCCAGCAAGGCAGACAAAACCTACAACCTGGCGGACCTTGCCCGTCAAACCCCGAATGAAGTGCTGGCGGCTGAAGGCCCCGAGGCGACCGCAACGTTCCGTGCCCAGCGGGCGCAGCCGCCGCAAGTCAAACGCGGCCCGGCGCAGCTGCTCGACTACACCAGCGCCACCCTGGATAAAAGCCTTGCGGCTTACCGCACCGGTGACCGTGAGCAAGCCTACGACCTGTCGGTGGCGGCTTATCTGGAAGGTTTTGAACTCGTTGAAAGCTCGCTGGATAACGTTGACGCCAATGTGCGCAAAAACACTGAAAAAGCCCTGATGGCCTATCGGCAATCGCTGCAGGACGGCTTGCCGATCGAGCAGGTCGAGCAGCGACTGGAAGCGGCCAAAGTCTTGCTCAAGGAATCTGCCGGGCTGCTGGGCAGCGATGGCCTGAGCTGGACTTTGAGCTATATCTCCGGCCTGCTGATTTTGCTGCGTGAAGGCCTGGAAGCAATTCTGGTGCTGGCCGCGATTCTGGCTTTCCTGCGCAATACCGGCCAGCAATCGGCGGTGCGCAGTGTCAACGTCGGCTGGGGTCTGGCCCTGGTGGCCGGACTGGCGACCTGGGCGCTGGCGGCCTATGTGATTGACGTCAGCGGTGCCCAGCGTGAACTGCTGGAAGGTTGTACTGCGCTGTTCGCCAGCGTCATGGTGCTGTGGCTGGGCGTATGGATGCACGACCGTCGTCACGCCGCCGCGTGGCAGGATTACATCAAAAGCAGCCTGGTCAGCGGTGGCGGTCGTTTTGGCTTCGCGATACTGGCGTTCTTTTCGGTGTACCGCGAACTGTTCGAAGTGATCCTGTTCTACGAAACCCTGTGGCTGCAAGCCGGCCCGGCGGGCCACAACGCGGTACTGGCGGGCGGCGCCACGGCACTGGTCTTGCTGATGGGCCTGGCGTGGATCATCCTGCGTGGCTCGGCCAAATTGCCATTGGCGCTGTTTTTCAGCATCAACGCGGCTTTGCTCTGCGCCCTGTCGGTGGTATTCGCCGGGCATGGCGTGAAAGCGCTGCAAGAGGCGGGCATCTTTGGCACGCGGCCTGTCGCGTTCTTCGACTTCGACTGGCTGGGTATTCATGCAGATGCGTACTCGCTGAGTGCGCAGGCCGTAGCCATTTTGGCAATTATCGTGTTGTACGGCCGAAGCAAACTGGCGGAAAAGCGTCGGGTGCAGGCTTCTTAA
- a CDS encoding YaiI/YqxD family protein: MRVWIDADACPKAAKDQVIKFALKRQFEVVLVAGQSQIKPTYALVKLIVVPSGPDAADDYLVEHAVPGELVICSDVPLADRLVKKGVAALDPRGKEFDPQNMGERLAVRNLFTDLREQGQVSGGQGAYGERDKQAFANALDRILTRLARG, translated from the coding sequence ATGCGTGTCTGGATCGACGCAGACGCCTGCCCCAAGGCGGCAAAGGATCAGGTCATCAAGTTCGCTCTCAAGCGTCAGTTTGAGGTGGTGCTGGTGGCAGGGCAGAGCCAGATCAAACCGACCTACGCCCTGGTCAAACTGATTGTGGTGCCCAGCGGCCCGGATGCGGCGGATGATTATCTGGTGGAGCACGCCGTGCCCGGCGAACTGGTGATTTGCAGCGATGTGCCGTTGGCCGACCGGCTGGTCAAAAAGGGCGTTGCCGCGCTGGACCCGCGCGGCAAGGAGTTTGACCCGCAAAACATGGGCGAGCGCCTGGCGGTGCGTAATCTGTTTACCGATCTGCGCGAGCAAGGCCAGGTCAGCGGCGGGCAGGGTGCCTATGGCGAACGCGACAAGCAGGCGTTCGCCAATGCCCTGGACCGTATCCTGACCCGGCTGGCACGGGGTTGA